Proteins from a single region of Acidobacteriota bacterium:
- a CDS encoding FAD:protein FMN transferase — MNQLSPVTLSLRAMATRFELVMYGENKNRLVAAGEEALGEIERLEQQLSFYENASEINYLNRNAANHFVKIEPRLFKLLKDCAALHQKTDNAFDITIAPLMRAWRFIREQGGVPTADELESARRLTGMQHLEFDDETFAIHFKQAGVEIDLGGFGKGYAVQCAIDLLKENGIQSALLHGGTSSVATIGTPPAEKFWRIELPEPFKQQTPVYIHLANHCLSVSAIHGKSFVVDGKRFGHLINPVTGESISRTLAAAVVGQDAAVCEALTKALMIHSKNWFATFEARFPDYQGLVVDEIDGIFGNLKN; from the coding sequence ATGAATCAACTTTCACCTGTCACCCTGTCACTTCGCGCGATGGCGACGCGGTTTGAATTGGTGATGTATGGTGAAAATAAGAATCGTCTGGTTGCCGCCGGAGAAGAGGCTTTAGGCGAAATCGAACGGCTCGAACAGCAATTGAGCTTTTACGAAAACGCCAGCGAAATCAACTATCTCAACCGCAACGCCGCCAATCATTTCGTAAAAATTGAACCGCGTCTGTTTAAACTCCTGAAAGATTGCGCCGCGCTTCATCAAAAAACCGATAACGCATTCGATATAACCATCGCCCCGTTGATGCGCGCCTGGCGATTTATTCGCGAGCAAGGCGGCGTGCCTACTGCTGATGAACTGGAATCGGCGCGACGCCTCACGGGAATGCAGCACCTGGAATTTGATGATGAGACATTCGCCATTCACTTTAAACAGGCAGGCGTGGAAATTGATTTAGGCGGATTCGGCAAAGGTTACGCGGTGCAATGCGCCATTGATTTGCTCAAAGAAAATGGCATTCAAAGCGCGTTATTGCATGGCGGAACCAGTTCGGTGGCGACGATTGGCACGCCGCCTGCTGAAAAATTCTGGCGCATCGAACTCCCTGAACCATTCAAACAGCAAACACCTGTTTACATTCATCTGGCGAATCATTGTCTTTCGGTTTCAGCGATTCACGGCAAATCTTTTGTTGTGGATGGAAAGCGATTCGGGCATCTCATCAACCCCGTTACCGGCGAATCCATTTCCCGGACGCTTGCCGCAGCCGTCGTTGGTCAGGATGCGGCGGTATGCGAAGCCTTAACCAAAGCCTTGATGATTCATTCAAAGAATTGGTTCGCGACATTTGAAGCGCGATTTCCCGATTATCAAGGGTTGGTGGTTGATGAGATTGACGGAATATTCGGGAACCTGAAAAATTAA